One window of the Runella slithyformis DSM 19594 genome contains the following:
- a CDS encoding porin family protein, producing MKKVLIALCIVSAFSYSKAVAQENVSFGPIVGVNFARLTGNQLYSDWKTGVSAGIFINYSGESRFGVNGQLLYSKIGGESPNGASKGHLDYLQIPIMGTYYLNGRGNAFRPKLMLGPYIGFLLKATNEASVSINPEGGNRPYKGVDAGAAMGAGFNYSIGRKVWLNADLRYNLGLAQVMNTISDVHNRSWGINVGLSFPLGKYSPSAGILR from the coding sequence ATGAAAAAAGTACTGATTGCTTTATGTATTGTGTCTGCGTTTTCTTACAGCAAGGCCGTTGCGCAGGAAAATGTTTCTTTTGGTCCTATTGTCGGGGTAAATTTTGCAAGGTTAACGGGTAATCAGTTGTATAGCGATTGGAAAACAGGCGTTTCGGCCGGTATCTTCATCAACTACAGCGGCGAAAGCCGATTCGGCGTCAATGGCCAACTGCTGTATTCAAAAATCGGCGGTGAATCGCCCAACGGTGCTTCCAAAGGGCATTTGGATTATCTTCAGATTCCGATCATGGGTACGTATTACCTCAATGGTCGCGGCAATGCATTCCGACCTAAATTAATGCTGGGACCATACATTGGCTTTTTGCTGAAAGCCACTAATGAAGCAAGTGTATCTATTAATCCCGAAGGCGGAAATCGGCCGTATAAAGGAGTAGACGCGGGTGCTGCCATGGGCGCAGGATTTAATTATTCCATTGGTCGTAAAGTATGGCTGAATGCCGATCTGAGGTATAATCTCGGTTTGGCTCAAGTGATGAATACCATCAGCGATGTCCACAACCGCTCATGGGGCATCAATGTTGGCTTAAGTTTTCCGCTGGGAAAATACAGTCCAAGTGCCGGAATATTGAGATAG
- a CDS encoding SDR family oxidoreductase produces MALKYKTVLITGGTKGIGYGIAQVLINEGFRVAITGRNEEALQEAIAQLNQIKEGFVLGILADVRDFESQQRAVDQVVEQWEGLDVLVANAGVGHFAPIETLTVEQWQETIDINLTGVFYSVKAALPALKKSKGYLITIASLAGTNFFANGSAYNASKFGLVGFTQAVMLDVRNDGIKVTTIMPGSVATYFNNHEPSERDAWKIQPEDIGQMVADLLRMNPRTLPSKIEVRPTVPK; encoded by the coding sequence ATGGCACTGAAATACAAAACGGTCCTTATAACAGGCGGAACAAAGGGCATTGGCTACGGCATTGCTCAGGTATTGATCAATGAAGGTTTTCGGGTGGCCATTACGGGGCGTAACGAAGAAGCCCTACAGGAAGCCATTGCACAGTTAAATCAAATCAAAGAAGGATTTGTGTTGGGTATTTTGGCCGATGTGCGCGATTTTGAATCGCAGCAACGGGCCGTTGATCAGGTGGTGGAACAATGGGAAGGCTTGGATGTATTGGTCGCCAATGCCGGAGTCGGTCATTTTGCACCCATTGAAACGCTTACGGTAGAGCAGTGGCAGGAAACGATTGATATTAACCTGACGGGGGTATTTTACAGCGTTAAAGCGGCCCTGCCGGCGCTGAAAAAATCAAAAGGTTATTTGATCACCATTGCCAGTTTGGCCGGAACAAATTTCTTTGCCAACGGCTCTGCCTACAATGCCAGCAAATTTGGCTTGGTGGGTTTTACGCAGGCCGTGATGCTGGACGTACGCAACGATGGTATCAAAGTGACGACCATCATGCCCGGCTCCGTGGCTACTTATTTCAACAATCATGAGCCGTCAGAACGGGACGCGTGGAAGATTCAGCCCGAAGACATTGGGCAGATGGTGGCTGATCTGCTCAGGATGAACCCCCGTACGCTTCCGAGTAAAATTGAGGTACGGCCAACGGTACCTAAGTGA